One Streptococcus sp. S1 DNA window includes the following coding sequences:
- a CDS encoding aminoglycoside 6-adenylyltransferase, producing MRTDTEMMNLILQIADTLEVEAIALSGSRTNPQVPKDEFQDYDVVYIVENLNDLLSDLSWLDQFGIRLIEQHNVLGHRRLYLMLFEDGNRIDLTLCPKEYTQEWVDSEANFEVIKDDKGLFEAYQPNSKRYWTAPPTEEEFAASCNEFWWVSAYVVKAIRRNQLIYATDHLYGICQQELLKVLAWLVTSDRGVVDIGKNYKYLFQYLPTGQEKEFSALLDLSSIDKITQSLFATMGLFNREAQILAQKMGFTYDMEVAEKMTFYAKEKLSNH from the coding sequence ATGAGAACTGATACAGAAATGATGAATCTAATTTTGCAAATAGCTGATACTCTAGAAGTAGAAGCAATTGCTTTATCCGGATCACGAACGAATCCTCAGGTCCCCAAAGATGAGTTTCAAGATTATGATGTGGTCTATATTGTTGAGAATCTGAACGACTTGTTATCTGATTTATCTTGGCTAGACCAGTTTGGAATTCGTCTGATTGAACAGCACAATGTCCTTGGACACCGTCGTCTGTATCTCATGCTCTTTGAAGATGGCAACCGTATCGATTTGACCCTCTGTCCCAAAGAGTATACCCAAGAGTGGGTGGACAGCGAAGCAAATTTTGAAGTTATAAAAGACGACAAAGGTTTGTTTGAAGCCTATCAGCCTAATTCCAAGCGCTATTGGACCGCTCCACCTACTGAAGAGGAATTTGCAGCATCCTGCAATGAATTTTGGTGGGTATCGGCTTATGTTGTCAAGGCCATTCGAAGAAATCAGCTTATCTATGCGACCGACCACCTCTATGGCATTTGTCAGCAAGAACTCCTCAAGGTCTTAGCTTGGCTGGTGACAAGCGATAGGGGAGTAGTTGATATCGGAAAGAACTACAAGTACCTCTTCCAGTATCTACCAACCGGGCAAGAGAAGGAGTTCTCAGCACTGCTTGATTTATCTAGTATCGATAAAATCACTCAGTCTTTATTTGCTACCATGGGGCTATTCAATCGAGAAGCTCAAATTCTGGCCCAAAAGATGGGATTTACTTACGATATGGAAGTTGCAGAGAAAATGACTTTTTATGCTAAAGAGAAACTTTCTAATCATTAA
- the parE gene encoding DNA topoisomerase IV subunit B: MSKKEININNYNDDAIQVLEGLDAVRKRPGMYIGSTDGNGLHHLVWEIVDNAVDEALSGFGSQIDVTINKDGSLSVADQGRGMPTGMHAMGKPTVEVIFTVLHAGGKFGQGGYKTSGGLHGVGSSVVNALSSWLEVEITRDGAVYKQRFEDGGKPVTTLEKIGTAPKSKTGTKVTFMPDPTIFSTTDFKFNTIAERIKESAFLLKDVTLTLTDLRKEEDNYVAFHYENGVQDFVEYLNEDKETLTPVLYFNGESEGFQVEVALQYNDGYSDNILSFVNNVRTKDGGTHETGLKTAITKAMNDYARKTGLLKEKDKNLEGSDYREGLSAVLSILVPEAHLQFEGQTKDKLGSPLARPVVDSIVSDKLTFFLMENGELASNLIRKAIKARDAREAARKARDESRNGKKSKKDKGLLSGKLTPAQSKNPKKNELYLVEGDSAGGSAKQGRDRKFQAILPLRGKVLNTEKANMSDILKNEEINTMIYTIGAGVGADFSVEDANYDKIIIMTDADTDGAHIQTLLLTFFYRYMRPLVEAGHVYIALPPLYKMSKGKGKKEEVAYAWTDSELEELRRTFGRGATLQRYKGLGEMNADQLWETTMNPETRTLIRVTIDDLARAERRVSVLMGDKAAPRRQWIEDNVKFTLEENTVF; encoded by the coding sequence GTGTCTAAAAAGGAAATCAACATTAATAATTACAATGACGATGCCATTCAGGTACTAGAAGGGTTGGATGCGGTTCGTAAACGTCCAGGGATGTATATCGGATCGACAGATGGAAATGGTCTCCACCATTTGGTCTGGGAAATTGTCGACAATGCCGTCGATGAAGCTCTATCAGGTTTTGGTTCTCAAATTGACGTTACCATTAATAAGGACGGGTCTCTATCTGTAGCTGACCAAGGTCGGGGGATGCCGACAGGGATGCATGCGATGGGCAAACCAACCGTTGAGGTTATCTTTACGGTTCTCCACGCTGGAGGGAAGTTTGGTCAAGGTGGCTATAAGACCTCTGGTGGTCTCCATGGGGTGGGATCTTCCGTCGTGAATGCTCTCTCTAGCTGGCTTGAGGTTGAGATCACTCGTGATGGAGCGGTCTACAAGCAACGCTTTGAAGATGGCGGTAAGCCTGTTACCACTCTTGAGAAGATAGGAACGGCCCCTAAGTCGAAGACTGGGACTAAGGTTACTTTCATGCCGGATCCAACTATTTTCTCAACGACGGATTTCAAGTTTAATACCATTGCAGAACGGATCAAAGAATCAGCCTTCTTGCTTAAAGACGTGACTCTGACGCTGACAGACCTACGTAAGGAAGAAGACAACTATGTGGCCTTCCATTACGAGAATGGGGTTCAGGATTTCGTTGAGTACTTAAATGAAGATAAGGAAACCTTGACGCCGGTTCTTTACTTTAATGGAGAATCAGAAGGCTTCCAAGTAGAAGTCGCTCTCCAATACAATGATGGCTATTCCGACAATATCTTGTCCTTTGTTAATAATGTCCGCACTAAGGATGGGGGAACCCACGAGACAGGACTCAAGACAGCCATTACCAAGGCTATGAACGACTATGCAAGAAAAACAGGACTTCTCAAAGAAAAAGACAAGAACCTAGAGGGATCAGACTATCGTGAAGGTCTTTCCGCTGTTCTTTCGATCTTGGTTCCAGAAGCTCATTTGCAGTTTGAAGGACAAACCAAAGACAAATTAGGAAGTCCCTTGGCTCGTCCAGTCGTCGATAGCATTGTTTCTGATAAATTGACCTTCTTCCTCATGGAAAATGGGGAGTTGGCTTCCAATCTCATTCGTAAGGCTATTAAGGCCCGGGATGCGCGTGAAGCCGCTCGTAAAGCGCGGGATGAAAGCCGAAATGGCAAGAAGAGCAAAAAAGACAAAGGACTTTTATCTGGTAAATTGACACCAGCCCAGTCTAAAAATCCTAAGAAAAACGAACTCTATCTAGTCGAAGGAGACTCAGCCGGCGGTTCTGCCAAACAAGGACGGGACCGGAAGTTCCAAGCGATTCTTCCACTTCGTGGGAAGGTTCTTAATACTGAGAAGGCCAATATGAGTGATATCCTCAAAAACGAGGAAATCAACACCATGATCTACACCATCGGTGCTGGAGTTGGGGCAGATTTCTCAGTGGAAGATGCTAACTACGATAAGATCATCATCATGACCGATGCTGATACGGATGGAGCCCATATCCAAACCCTGCTCCTAACTTTCTTCTATCGCTATATGCGACCTTTGGTAGAAGCAGGGCATGTCTACATTGCGCTTCCTCCTCTTTATAAGATGTCGAAAGGCAAAGGCAAGAAAGAAGAAGTGGCTTACGCTTGGACAGATAGCGAATTAGAAGAGTTGCGTCGGACCTTTGGCCGTGGAGCAACCCTTCAACGTTACAAAGGGTTGGGGGAAATGAATGCGGATCAGCTTTGGGAAACGACCATGAATCCAGAAACTCGTACCTTGATCCGTGTCACCATTGATGATTTAGCGCGTGCAGAACGCCGTGTCTCCGTCCTAATGGGCGATAAGGCTGCACCACGTCGTCAATGGATTGAAGACAATGTTAAGTTTACCTTGGAAGAAAATACGGTATTTTAA
- the plsY gene encoding glycerol-3-phosphate 1-O-acyltransferase PlsY, whose protein sequence is MKTILLLVLAYLLGSIPSGLWIGKAFFNINLREHGSGNTGTTNTFRILGTKAGLVVFAVDFLKGTLAVLLPTIFGVSGISPMIFGLLAVLGHTFPIFAGFKGGKAVATSAGVLIGFSPLFLFILAIYFFTSLYLTSMISFSSVTVAILASIGVLILPLTGWILPSYDLIFTIVVLALATLIIIRHKDNIKRILNKNENIVTWGKNITHQKQKGE, encoded by the coding sequence ATGAAAACAATTCTTTTACTCGTATTAGCCTACTTATTAGGCTCTATCCCTTCTGGTTTGTGGATTGGGAAAGCCTTCTTTAACATCAATCTACGGGAACACGGTTCTGGAAATACAGGGACCACCAATACCTTCCGCATTTTAGGGACGAAGGCAGGTCTGGTCGTCTTTGCTGTTGATTTCCTCAAGGGAACCTTGGCTGTTTTATTGCCGACCATTTTTGGGGTTTCAGGAATTTCTCCTATGATCTTTGGTCTTTTAGCGGTCCTTGGGCACACCTTCCCGATTTTTGCAGGCTTTAAAGGAGGCAAGGCAGTAGCAACCAGTGCAGGGGTCCTCATCGGCTTCTCCCCTCTCTTTCTATTTATCTTAGCTATTTATTTCTTTACTAGCCTCTATTTGACAAGTATGATTTCCTTTTCAAGTGTGACGGTCGCTATTCTGGCCAGTATCGGAGTCCTCATCCTCCCACTGACTGGTTGGATTCTCCCAAGCTACGATCTGATTTTCACCATCGTCGTCCTCGCACTGGCGACCTTGATAATCATCCGCCACAAGGACAACATCAAACGAATCCTTAACAAGAATGAAAACATCGTCACTTGGGGCAAAAACATCACCCATCAAAAACAAAAAGGGGAGTAG
- a CDS encoding DUF2969 family protein encodes MSKKDKKIKIQIVDSKVTVGKDTFDGFTLSIGKKTIGEIADMAGQFAIIKNGNVDSLYKKLEKAVEILIENYNLNK; translated from the coding sequence ATGAGTAAAAAAGATAAGAAAATTAAGATTCAAATCGTTGATAGTAAAGTAACCGTCGGGAAAGACACTTTTGATGGTTTCACTTTGTCCATTGGAAAGAAAACGATTGGGGAAATTGCAGACATGGCAGGTCAGTTTGCCATTATCAAAAATGGAAATGTGGATTCTCTTTACAAAAAACTTGAAAAAGCCGTTGAAATTTTAATAGAAAATTATAATTTGAATAAATAA
- the rpsA gene encoding 30S ribosomal protein S1, giving the protein MNEFEDLLNSVSQVEPGDVVTAEVLTVDANQANVAISGTGVEGVLTLRELTNDRDADINDLVKPGETLELLVLRQVVGKDTDTVTYLVSKKRLEARKAWDKLVGREEEVVTVKGTRAVKGGLSVEFEGLRGFIPASMLDTRFVRNTERFVGQEFDAKIKEVDAKENRFILSRREVVEAASAAARAEVFGKLNVGDVVTGKVARITSFGAFIDLGGVDGLVHLTELSHERNVSPKSVVTVGEEIEVKVLDLNEEEGRVSLSLKATTPGPWDGVEQKLAAGDVIEGTVKRLTDFGAFVEVLPGIDGLVHISQISHKRVENPKDVLKVGQEVTVKVLEVNAADERVSLSIKALEERPAQEEGEKQEKRQQRPRRPKQEKRDFELPETQTGFSMADLFGDIEL; this is encoded by the coding sequence ATGAATGAATTTGAAGATTTGCTAAACAGTGTTAGCCAAGTTGAACCAGGTGACGTTGTTACTGCTGAAGTATTGACAGTTGACGCGAACCAAGCTAACGTTGCAATCTCTGGAACTGGTGTCGAAGGTGTTTTGACTCTTCGCGAATTGACAAACGATCGTGATGCTGACATCAATGACTTGGTAAAACCAGGTGAAACACTTGAATTGCTTGTTCTTCGTCAAGTAGTTGGTAAAGATACTGATACAGTAACTTACCTTGTATCTAAAAAACGTTTGGAAGCTCGCAAAGCATGGGACAAATTGGTCGGACGTGAAGAAGAAGTTGTTACTGTTAAAGGAACTCGCGCTGTTAAGGGCGGACTTTCAGTAGAATTTGAAGGACTTCGTGGATTTATTCCAGCTTCAATGCTTGATACTCGTTTTGTACGTAACACTGAACGTTTCGTAGGTCAAGAATTTGATGCTAAAATCAAAGAAGTTGACGCAAAAGAAAACCGCTTCATCCTTTCTCGTCGTGAAGTTGTTGAAGCTGCATCAGCTGCAGCACGCGCTGAAGTATTTGGTAAATTGAACGTTGGTGATGTTGTAACTGGTAAAGTTGCTCGTATCACTAGCTTCGGTGCTTTCATCGACCTTGGTGGTGTTGATGGATTGGTTCACTTGACTGAATTGTCACACGAACGCAACGTTTCACCTAAATCAGTTGTAACTGTTGGTGAAGAAATCGAAGTGAAAGTTCTTGACTTGAACGAAGAAGAAGGGCGTGTATCACTTTCATTGAAAGCTACAACACCTGGACCATGGGATGGCGTTGAACAAAAATTGGCTGCTGGTGATGTCATCGAAGGTACAGTTAAACGTTTGACTGACTTTGGTGCATTCGTTGAAGTATTGCCAGGTATCGATGGACTTGTTCACATCTCACAAATTTCACACAAACGTGTTGAAAATCCAAAAGATGTTCTTAAAGTTGGACAAGAAGTAACTGTTAAAGTTCTTGAAGTAAATGCTGCTGATGAACGTGTATCACTTTCTATCAAAGCACTTGAAGAACGTCCAGCTCAAGAAGAAGGCGAAAAACAAGAAAAACGTCAACAACGTCCACGTCGTCCAAAACAAGAAAAACGTGACTTTGAACTTCCAGAAACTCAAACTGGATTCTCAATGGCTGACTTGTTTGGCGATATCGAATTGTAA
- a CDS encoding branched-chain amino acid aminotransferase, with product MTVSLDWENLGFSYMKLPYRYLAHYRNGAWEKGELTEDATLHLSESSPSLHYGQQAFEGLKAYRTKDGSIQLFRPDQNAKRLQRTADRLLMPQVPVDMFVDACKAVVKANEEYVPPYGTGATLYLRPLLIGVGDIIGVHPADEYIFTIFAMPVGNYFKGGLVPTNFLIQDEYDRAAPHGTGAAKVGGNYAASMLPGKIAHDRNFSDVIYLDPATHTKIEEVGSANFFGITASNEFVTPLSPSILPSITKYSLLYLAEHRLGMTPIEGDVFINDLDRFVEAGACGTAAVISPIGGVQHGDDFHVFYSETEVGPVTRKLYDELTGIQFGDVEAPEGWIVKVD from the coding sequence ATGACAGTATCACTTGATTGGGAAAACCTTGGCTTTTCATATATGAAATTACCCTATCGCTATTTGGCACATTATCGCAATGGAGCTTGGGAAAAAGGGGAATTGACAGAAGATGCGACCTTGCATTTGTCCGAATCTTCTCCAAGTTTGCATTACGGTCAGCAAGCCTTTGAAGGGTTGAAAGCCTACCGTACAAAAGATGGAAGTATCCAATTGTTCCGTCCAGATCAAAATGCCAAACGTTTGCAACGCACAGCAGATCGGTTGCTGATGCCTCAAGTACCTGTTGACATGTTTGTAGATGCTTGTAAGGCAGTGGTAAAAGCCAATGAAGAGTATGTTCCACCATATGGTACAGGAGCTACCCTTTACCTTCGTCCACTTTTGATTGGGGTTGGTGATATTATTGGTGTGCATCCAGCAGATGAGTATATCTTTACCATCTTTGCCATGCCTGTCGGTAACTATTTTAAAGGTGGTTTGGTCCCAACGAACTTCTTGATTCAAGATGAGTATGACCGTGCTGCACCACATGGTACAGGGGCTGCAAAAGTTGGTGGGAACTATGCAGCTAGTATGTTGCCAGGTAAGATTGCGCATGATCGTAACTTCTCTGACGTGATTTACCTTGATCCAGCGACGCACACCAAGATTGAAGAAGTAGGTTCTGCAAACTTCTTTGGTATCACTGCTAGTAACGAATTTGTGACGCCATTGAGTCCGTCTATTTTGCCATCGATCACCAAGTACTCTTTGCTTTACTTGGCAGAACACCGTCTTGGTATGACACCAATTGAAGGGGATGTCTTTATCAATGATTTGGATCGCTTCGTAGAAGCAGGAGCTTGTGGTACCGCAGCTGTCATCTCTCCGATCGGAGGCGTTCAACACGGGGATGACTTCCATGTCTTCTATTCTGAAACAGAAGTAGGTCCTGTCACACGTAAACTTTATGACGAGTTGACCGGTATCCAATTTGGTGATGTCGAAGCGCCAGAAGGATGGATTGTCAAAGTCGATTAA
- a CDS encoding glycosyltransferase, whose translation MTGLDKVIKIDVISVPFSGHLFPTLTLVKPLLEDPRFQIRVITGFQKKTLVEQIGFDCLALFPDRPTVMEDIANTPKQANLFIMYQQLIANSRLLPEVFDEINRIWNSEGKPDLVIADFVAAPAGMLADRLEIPWITTIPSPVAIESRTTTPAYLGGWRPHQGIFYKWRDAMGRQVIRLAKKVGLALVKKNLVTLADFKLYREDGTEAVYSPYSILALGMKELEFRDDFPPQLKWVGYRCLSFDRLPQEQKQYLTTSKMRVFVTCGTHLKWEKEQMVELAKILSQEYPDYVFYVTLGDSAGLEHTPRILSENLLIFDYLPYSDVLDQMDFAIHHAGAGILMGCIEKGIPSLILPQDYDQFDNAVRAELFQVGLVSRKKTESEVLRLFNELVSREDWSHLKALAQKSKGYQPTKILYQEIERLLKVKL comes from the coding sequence ATGACTGGATTAGACAAAGTGATAAAAATCGATGTGATTAGCGTTCCCTTTAGTGGCCATTTATTTCCAACCTTGACTCTGGTGAAGCCCTTGCTAGAGGATCCGCGTTTTCAGATCCGTGTCATTACAGGTTTTCAGAAAAAGACATTGGTTGAGCAGATTGGTTTTGACTGCCTTGCCTTGTTTCCTGATCGTCCGACAGTGATGGAAGATATAGCGAATACACCAAAGCAAGCAAATCTATTTATCATGTACCAACAATTAATAGCCAATAGCAGACTGCTCCCTGAAGTTTTCGACGAAATAAATCGAATTTGGAACTCTGAGGGAAAACCTGACTTGGTTATTGCAGATTTTGTAGCAGCTCCTGCTGGTATGTTAGCAGATCGTTTGGAAATCCCCTGGATTACGACCATTCCAAGTCCAGTGGCGATTGAGAGTCGCACGACTACCCCTGCTTATCTAGGTGGCTGGAGACCACACCAGGGAATATTCTACAAGTGGAGAGATGCAATGGGCAGGCAGGTCATTCGTCTGGCAAAGAAAGTTGGACTTGCGCTGGTTAAGAAGAATCTCGTTACCCTAGCGGACTTCAAATTGTACCGTGAAGATGGAACAGAAGCAGTTTACTCTCCCTACTCAATCTTAGCTCTAGGCATGAAAGAGTTGGAGTTTCGAGACGATTTTCCACCCCAGCTCAAATGGGTTGGTTATCGCTGTCTATCTTTTGACCGACTTCCCCAAGAACAGAAGCAGTATCTTACGACCTCTAAAATGCGAGTTTTCGTCACTTGCGGGACTCATTTAAAATGGGAAAAAGAGCAGATGGTGGAGTTGGCAAAGATTTTGAGCCAAGAATATCCTGACTATGTCTTCTACGTAACCTTAGGCGACTCTGCTGGTTTGGAGCATACACCAAGGATCTTGTCGGAGAATCTTCTGATCTTTGATTACCTCCCTTATTCAGATGTTCTGGATCAAATGGACTTTGCCATTCATCATGCAGGTGCAGGGATTCTGATGGGCTGTATCGAAAAGGGCATTCCAAGTCTGATTTTGCCCCAGGACTATGACCAGTTTGACAATGCGGTTCGGGCTGAGTTATTCCAAGTAGGATTAGTTTCTCGTAAAAAGACGGAATCTGAAGTCTTGCGCTTATTTAATGAATTGGTTTCTCGAGAAGATTGGTCACACTTAAAGGCTCTTGCTCAGAAAAGCAAAGGCTACCAGCCAACAAAGATTCTTTATCAAGAAATAGAGAGACTATTGAAAGTGAAGTTATAG
- a CDS encoding L-lactate dehydrogenase encodes MNLTKQHKKVILVGDGAVGSSYAFALVNQGIAQELGIIEIPQLHEKAVGDALDLSHALAFTSPKKIYAAEYADCADAELVVITAGAPQKPGETRLDLVGKNLAINKSIVTEVVKSGFNGIFLVAANPVDVLTYSTWKFSGFPKERVIGSGTSLDSARFRQALAEKLDVDARSVHAYIMGEHGDSEFAVWSHANIAGVNLEEFLKDTQNVQETELIELFEGVRDAAYTIINKKGATYYGIAVALARITKAILDDENAVLPLSVFQEGQYGVSNVFIGQPAIVGAHGIVRPVNIPLNDAEQQKMKASADELKAIIDEAWKNPEFQAASKN; translated from the coding sequence ATGAATTTGACTAAACAACACAAAAAAGTTATCCTTGTCGGTGACGGTGCCGTAGGTTCATCTTATGCATTTGCACTTGTCAACCAAGGAATTGCACAAGAGCTTGGAATTATCGAAATTCCTCAATTGCACGAAAAAGCTGTTGGAGATGCGCTTGACCTTAGCCACGCCCTTGCCTTCACTTCACCTAAGAAGATCTATGCGGCTGAGTACGCTGACTGTGCAGACGCTGAGCTTGTTGTAATTACTGCAGGTGCTCCTCAAAAACCAGGTGAAACACGCCTTGACCTTGTTGGTAAAAACCTTGCGATCAACAAATCAATCGTTACAGAAGTTGTGAAATCTGGATTTAACGGTATCTTCCTTGTAGCTGCTAACCCAGTTGACGTATTGACATACTCTACATGGAAATTCTCTGGATTCCCTAAAGAACGTGTTATCGGATCAGGTACTTCTCTTGACTCAGCTCGTTTCCGTCAAGCTTTGGCTGAAAAATTGGATGTGGACGCTCGTTCAGTACACGCCTACATCATGGGTGAACACGGTGACTCAGAATTCGCAGTATGGTCACACGCTAACATCGCTGGGGTAAACCTTGAAGAATTCCTTAAAGACACTCAAAACGTTCAAGAAACTGAATTGATTGAATTGTTTGAAGGCGTTCGTGACGCTGCTTACACTATCATCAACAAAAAAGGTGCTACATACTACGGTATCGCTGTTGCCCTTGCTCGTATCACTAAAGCAATCCTTGATGACGAAAATGCAGTACTTCCACTTTCTGTATTCCAAGAAGGTCAATATGGTGTTAGCAACGTCTTTATCGGTCAACCTGCCATCGTAGGTGCACACGGTATTGTTCGTCCAGTGAACATCCCATTGAACGATGCGGAACAACAAAAAATGAAAGCTTCTGCTGATGAATTGAAAGCAATTATTGATGAAGCATGGAAGAATCCAGAATTCCAAGCAGCTTCTAAAAACTAA
- the parC gene encoding DNA topoisomerase IV subunit A, whose protein sequence is MSNIQNMSLEDIMGERFGRYSKYIIQERALPDIRDGLKPVQRRILYSMNKDGNTHDKGYRKSAKSVGNIMGNFHPHGDSSIYDAMVRMSQDWKNREILVEMHGNNGSMDGDPPAAMRYTEARLSEIAGYLLQDIEKNTVPFAWNFDDTEKEPTVLPAAFPNLLVNGATGISAGYATDIPPHNLAEVIDAVVYMIDHPSAKVDKLMEFLPGPDFPTGAIIQGRDEIKKAYETGKGRVVVRSKTEIEQLKSGKQQIVVTEIPYEINKAVLVKKIDDVRVNNKVAGIAEVRDESDRDGLRIAIELKKDANADLILNYLFKYTDLQVNYNFNMVAIDNYTPRQVGIVPILSSYIAHRRDIIVARSRFDKEKAERRLHIVEGLIRVISILDEVIALIRASDNKADAKENLKVSYDFTEEQAEAIVTLQLYRLTNTDIVTLEEEHASLKEQIATLAAIIGDERTMFNLMKKELREVKKLFGNPRRSELQDTAKTIEIDTASLIVEEETFVSVTRAGYIKRTSPRSFNASTLEEVGKRDDDELIFVEPAKTTQHLLLFTNLGNAIYRPIHELTDTKWKDIGEHLSQTLTNFEQEEEILFAEIVDQFEGVTYFAATQQGQIKRFERKELSPWRTYRSKSTKYAKLKDQDDRIVAVAPVVLEDIMIITKNGYGLRFNIEEVPVVGAKAAGVKAINLKDGDQVAAAFKSTTPSMYILTQRGSLKRMLQDDIPVTSRAKRGLQVLRELKNKPHRVFKAGPVFTDQGDFDLFTSQEEVAEQDQIIQITSTTGQVTEVDLTQLSISERTSNGSFVNDTISDQEVFSATIK, encoded by the coding sequence ATGTCTAATATTCAAAATATGTCCCTGGAGGACATCATGGGGGAGCGCTTTGGTCGCTACTCCAAATACATTATTCAAGAACGGGCTCTTCCTGATATTCGGGATGGCTTGAAACCTGTTCAACGGCGGATTCTTTATTCAATGAATAAAGACGGGAATACACATGACAAGGGCTACCGCAAGTCTGCCAAGTCTGTCGGTAATATCATGGGGAATTTCCACCCTCACGGGGATTCTTCTATCTATGATGCCATGGTCCGCATGTCTCAAGACTGGAAAAACCGTGAGATCCTTGTGGAAATGCACGGAAACAATGGTTCCATGGACGGTGATCCACCGGCAGCCATGCGTTATACCGAGGCGCGTTTATCTGAAATCGCTGGTTATCTTTTGCAAGATATCGAAAAGAATACAGTGCCATTTGCCTGGAACTTTGACGATACAGAAAAAGAGCCAACGGTTTTACCGGCAGCCTTTCCAAATCTCTTGGTCAATGGGGCAACAGGGATTTCAGCTGGTTACGCGACAGATATTCCGCCACACAACCTTGCTGAAGTCATCGATGCCGTGGTCTACATGATTGATCATCCATCTGCCAAGGTAGACAAACTCATGGAGTTTCTACCTGGACCTGATTTCCCAACGGGTGCCATTATCCAAGGCCGGGATGAGATCAAGAAAGCTTATGAAACAGGTAAGGGCCGGGTGGTTGTTCGCTCTAAAACAGAGATCGAGCAGCTTAAGAGCGGTAAACAGCAAATCGTTGTTACCGAGATTCCTTATGAGATCAACAAGGCTGTTTTGGTCAAGAAGATCGACGACGTCCGTGTTAACAACAAGGTGGCTGGTATCGCAGAAGTTCGGGATGAGTCTGACCGAGATGGTCTTCGCATTGCCATTGAGCTCAAAAAAGATGCCAATGCAGACTTGATCTTAAACTACTTGTTCAAGTATACAGATTTGCAGGTCAACTACAACTTTAATATGGTGGCAATTGATAACTATACACCACGTCAAGTTGGGATCGTACCGATTCTCTCTAGCTACATTGCTCACCGTCGGGATATCATTGTCGCTCGTTCTCGCTTTGATAAGGAAAAGGCAGAACGACGCCTCCACATCGTAGAGGGCTTGATCCGCGTCATTTCCATTCTCGATGAGGTCATCGCCTTGATCCGTGCTTCTGATAATAAGGCAGATGCTAAAGAAAACCTCAAGGTCAGCTACGATTTCACGGAAGAACAAGCAGAAGCTATTGTTACCTTGCAATTGTACCGCTTGACCAATACCGATATCGTGACCTTGGAAGAAGAGCATGCCAGTCTCAAGGAGCAAATCGCGACCTTGGCAGCCATCATTGGGGATGAACGAACCATGTTCAACCTCATGAAGAAGGAATTGCGTGAAGTTAAGAAGCTCTTTGGGAATCCGCGTCGCAGTGAATTGCAAGACACTGCGAAAACGATCGAGATTGACACAGCAAGTCTTATTGTCGAAGAAGAAACCTTCGTCAGCGTAACCCGTGCTGGATATATCAAACGGACCTCGCCTCGTTCTTTCAATGCCTCAACATTGGAAGAAGTCGGTAAGCGAGACGATGACGAGTTGATTTTCGTAGAGCCTGCTAAGACCACTCAGCATCTCTTACTCTTTACCAACTTGGGGAATGCCATTTATCGACCAATTCACGAATTGACAGATACCAAGTGGAAGGATATCGGAGAACACCTCAGTCAGACCTTGACCAATTTCGAGCAAGAGGAAGAAATTCTCTTTGCGGAGATTGTGGATCAGTTTGAAGGAGTGACTTATTTTGCAGCAACTCAACAAGGACAAATCAAGCGTTTTGAACGCAAGGAATTGAGCCCATGGCGGACCTATCGTTCTAAATCGACTAAGTACGCTAAGCTAAAAGACCAAGACGACCGTATCGTAGCAGTTGCGCCAGTTGTCCTTGAAGATATCATGATCATTACTAAAAATGGGTATGGGTTGCGCTTCAATATTGAAGAGGTCCCTGTCGTAGGAGCCAAAGCAGCAGGGGTCAAAGCCATTAACCTCAAAGACGGAGATCAAGTCGCTGCCGCCTTTAAGTCGACAACTCCAAGCATGTACATTTTGACTCAACGAGGCAGTCTCAAACGGATGTTACAAGACGATATTCCTGTGACCAGTCGGGCTAAACGGGGACTACAGGTCTTGCGTGAGCTGAAAAATAAACCACACCGTGTCTTCAAGGCAGGTCCAGTCTTCACTGACCAGGGAGATTTTGATCTCTTTACGAGCCAAGAAGAAGTGGCAGAGCAAGATCAAATTATTCAGATCACTTCTACAACAGGTCAGGTGACAGAAGTTGATTTGACACAATTAAGCATTTCTGAAAGAACAAGCAATGGATCCTTTGTCAACGATACCATTTCGGATCAAGAAGTTTTTTCAGCTACTATCAAATAA